The Spirosoma foliorum genome has a window encoding:
- the argC gene encoding N-acetyl-gamma-glutamyl-phosphate reductase, with product METINVGIIGGAGYTGGELLRILINHPFVNVAFVYSNSQAGKPVWATHTDLLGDTDLTFSGEIPSLKDGEATVDAIFLCSGHGASVTFMAENEVSDDVAVIDLSADFRDEHDDFVYGLPELQRDRIQEATRIANPGCFATSIQLALLPLAKAGKLTDAVQVSAITGSTGAGQALVPTTGFTWRNNNVSIYKAFTHQHLAEIRQSLTQLEPEFNHAINFVPYRGDYTRGIMANVYTPFSGTLEEAKQLYKAYYEGHPFTHVSDASIDVKQVVNTNKCLLHLEVHDGQLLITSIIDNLTKGASGQAVQNLNLIFGLPEDTGLRLKSVAF from the coding sequence ATGGAAACAATTAATGTTGGTATCATTGGCGGAGCTGGCTACACAGGTGGCGAACTACTCCGTATTCTTATAAATCACCCATTTGTAAACGTAGCGTTTGTGTATAGCAACAGCCAGGCAGGGAAACCCGTCTGGGCAACACACACCGACTTGCTGGGCGATACAGACCTTACATTTTCGGGCGAAATCCCTTCGTTGAAGGATGGCGAAGCGACTGTCGATGCTATTTTCCTCTGTTCAGGACACGGGGCTTCGGTTACGTTCATGGCAGAAAACGAAGTATCTGATGATGTGGCTGTTATCGATCTCAGCGCTGATTTCCGCGATGAGCACGACGATTTTGTGTATGGCCTTCCCGAATTGCAGCGGGACCGTATTCAGGAAGCTACGCGTATTGCCAATCCTGGCTGTTTTGCTACCAGCATTCAGCTAGCCCTTTTGCCATTGGCTAAAGCAGGAAAATTAACTGATGCTGTTCAGGTGAGTGCCATTACGGGTAGCACCGGGGCAGGTCAGGCGCTTGTACCCACAACAGGCTTCACCTGGCGGAACAATAACGTATCGATCTATAAGGCTTTCACGCATCAGCACCTGGCTGAAATCCGTCAGAGTCTAACACAATTGGAGCCGGAGTTTAACCACGCTATTAATTTTGTGCCCTATCGGGGTGATTATACGCGGGGCATCATGGCCAATGTGTATACGCCATTTTCGGGTACGTTGGAAGAGGCCAAACAGCTCTATAAAGCCTATTACGAAGGCCATCCGTTTACACATGTCAGCGATGCATCAATTGATGTAAAACAGGTCGTGAACACGAATAAATGCCTGTTACATTTGGAAGTGCACGACGGTCAACTACTCATCACAAGTATCATCGACAACCTGACCAAAGGGGCGTCGGGGCAAGCCGTTCAAAACCTGAATCTGATATTTGGTTTGCCAGAAGATACTGGGCTACGACTGAAATCGGTTGCGTTTTAA
- a CDS encoding GNAT family N-acetyltransferase, which produces MLETERLVLEKLTVEDAPFMLELLNSPLWLQFIGDRKVRTLDDARQYILNGAIKSYEQIGFGPFLVKLKSERTPIGMCGLFKRDTLEDMDIGFAFLPDSIGKGYGFEAATAVVVYARDVLKASRIVGITNQDNQNSIHLLEKLGFCFERKVHLTTGDEVFLFGMSISNS; this is translated from the coding sequence ATGCTTGAAACCGAACGCCTTGTACTGGAGAAGCTCACCGTTGAGGACGCTCCCTTTATGCTGGAGCTTCTGAATTCGCCTTTGTGGCTACAGTTTATTGGCGATAGGAAGGTGCGAACGCTTGATGATGCTCGGCAGTACATTCTAAATGGAGCAATTAAAAGCTACGAGCAAATAGGTTTTGGCCCCTTCCTGGTCAAGCTAAAAAGCGAGCGAACGCCCATCGGCATGTGTGGCTTGTTTAAGCGTGACACGCTGGAAGATATGGATATTGGCTTTGCGTTTCTACCCGATTCCATAGGAAAAGGGTACGGCTTTGAAGCAGCAACGGCTGTTGTGGTTTACGCACGTGACGTTTTAAAAGCTTCCCGGATTGTCGGCATTACTAACCAAGACAACCAAAACTCCATTCACCTGCTCGAAAAACTGGGGTTTTGTTTTGAACGAAAGGTTCATCTTACGACCGGCGATGAGGTTTTCTTATTCGGCATGTCAATCAGCAACTCATAA
- a CDS encoding gluconokinase, which yields MNCFVGVDVGTTNVKALAMPPDLSQILAHASAPLTTLNPEPGYAEQDPNEIWSAFVQVISEVCREASQNGHTITHVAFCTAMHSLLPMDIHGASLGNAILWSDNRAEAQANDLRTKHADLGKTIHEETGTPIHPMIPLCKLAWMREHDPRLLRRTAHFGSIKEFLWQKLTGEFEIDFSIATATGLFNESKRHWSKRAMDYAGVRVDQLSTPVPTTFLRTYKPRPDTAGTGLPDGVSLVIGASDGCLANLGAGAIKRGTATLTIGTSGAIRQTVRKPLRDPKGRLFCYFLDEGYYAVGGPTNNGGNVLEWVSEKLTQQDTKAVLEEAETIDPGSDGLLFLPYLQGERAPLWDASVRGAYLHVDWQHTRAHFVRAALEGVLFNLLSINELLKEYTGPARVIHANGGFAQSTLWVQMLADMAGVPVRLNASNESGSMGAILLTMKAIGQVKTLDEAADRVAFGETFEPDLDRHKVYRAEFKKWQDALTRL from the coding sequence ATGAATTGCTTCGTTGGCGTTGACGTCGGTACTACCAACGTAAAAGCCCTGGCTATGCCGCCGGATTTGAGTCAGATTCTGGCTCATGCATCCGCTCCACTCACAACGCTCAATCCCGAACCCGGTTATGCCGAACAGGACCCTAATGAAATCTGGTCTGCTTTTGTACAAGTGATTTCGGAGGTATGCCGGGAGGCAAGCCAAAATGGCCATACAATTACGCACGTTGCTTTTTGTACAGCGATGCATAGCCTTTTACCCATGGATATTCATGGGGCGTCATTAGGCAACGCAATCCTTTGGTCCGACAATCGAGCGGAAGCACAGGCCAACGACTTACGAACGAAGCACGCTGATTTAGGAAAGACCATTCATGAAGAAACGGGCACGCCTATTCACCCCATGATTCCGCTTTGCAAACTGGCCTGGATGCGTGAACACGACCCACGTTTGTTGCGCCGTACTGCTCACTTTGGCTCGATTAAAGAGTTTTTGTGGCAAAAACTGACGGGTGAATTTGAAATTGATTTCTCAATTGCAACCGCAACCGGCCTATTTAACGAGAGCAAACGCCACTGGAGCAAACGCGCGATGGACTATGCGGGCGTCCGGGTCGATCAACTATCGACGCCCGTTCCCACAACGTTCCTGCGAACATATAAACCCCGGCCCGATACAGCCGGAACAGGCTTACCAGATGGAGTTTCGCTGGTTATTGGGGCTTCTGATGGTTGTCTGGCAAATCTTGGGGCCGGAGCCATAAAACGTGGTACCGCTACGCTTACCATCGGCACAAGTGGTGCCATTCGCCAAACTGTACGCAAACCCCTTCGTGACCCCAAAGGACGACTCTTCTGCTATTTTCTGGATGAAGGCTACTATGCCGTTGGCGGTCCAACCAACAACGGTGGGAACGTGCTGGAGTGGGTATCCGAAAAATTGACCCAACAGGATACAAAAGCCGTTTTGGAAGAAGCCGAAACTATAGATCCCGGTTCGGATGGGTTATTGTTCCTACCCTATTTGCAGGGCGAACGCGCTCCTTTATGGGATGCGTCGGTGCGGGGGGCTTATCTGCATGTCGATTGGCAGCACACCCGAGCCCACTTTGTCCGGGCGGCACTGGAAGGCGTCTTGTTCAACCTGCTTAGCATTAACGAATTACTCAAAGAATACACAGGCCCAGCGCGAGTCATTCACGCCAATGGCGGCTTTGCGCAGTCAACCTTGTGGGTACAGATGCTGGCCGATATGGCGGGGGTTCCAGTACGCCTGAATGCCAGCAACGAAAGCGGATCGATGGGCGCTATTCTATTGACCATGAAAGCCATTGGCCAGGTAAAAACGCTGGACGAAGCGGCCGATCGTGTGGCTTTTGGCGAAACATTTGAACCCGACTTAGATCGGCACAAAGTCTACCGGGCCGAGTTTAAAAAATGGCAGGATGCCCTGACGAGGTTATGA
- a CDS encoding amidohydrolase family protein, translated as MTIDAHQHFWYFDPIRDSWITDDMATIQRDFLPADLEPVLAQNGIDGCVAVQASQSEEETLFLVNMTQNYDIVKGVVGWVDLQSEQLRERLDFFSQYKEIKGYRHVAQAEPDDFLARPEVIEGIRQLADYGLTYDILIYPSQLKAALQLVRALPEINFVIDHLAKPYIKKQEISRWSNFMAEIARNKNVSCKLSGMVTEADWHNWSKKDFFPYLDVVFEHFGPNRLMFGSDWPVCLVAANYTQVKTLVEEYVDAWGEEVRAKVFGENAVSFYNLTT; from the coding sequence ATGACTATCGACGCCCACCAACATTTCTGGTATTTTGACCCTATCCGTGATAGCTGGATTACGGATGATATGGCTACCATCCAGCGCGATTTTCTACCTGCTGATTTAGAACCGGTTTTGGCTCAAAACGGAATCGATGGATGTGTAGCCGTTCAGGCTTCGCAATCGGAGGAGGAAACGCTGTTTCTGGTCAACATGACTCAGAATTACGACATCGTGAAAGGCGTTGTAGGCTGGGTTGATTTGCAGTCGGAGCAGTTGCGGGAGCGACTGGATTTTTTTTCTCAATACAAGGAGATCAAAGGCTATCGACACGTAGCCCAAGCCGAACCCGACGATTTTCTGGCTCGTCCAGAGGTTATCGAAGGTATCCGACAACTAGCCGATTATGGCCTGACATACGACATTCTGATTTACCCCAGCCAACTAAAAGCAGCTTTGCAGCTAGTGCGTGCTCTTCCCGAAATCAACTTTGTGATCGATCACCTGGCAAAACCCTATATCAAAAAGCAGGAGATCAGTCGCTGGTCGAATTTTATGGCTGAGATCGCCAGGAACAAAAATGTTTCCTGTAAACTGTCGGGCATGGTAACCGAAGCGGACTGGCACAACTGGAGCAAGAAAGATTTCTTTCCATACCTGGATGTTGTCTTCGAACATTTCGGCCCCAACCGATTGATGTTTGGCTCCGATTGGCCCGTATGCTTAGTAGCTGCCAACTATACGCAGGTTAAAACGCTGGTCGAAGAATATGTAGATGCCTGGGGCGAGGAAGTGCGCGCGAAGGTATTCGGCGAAAATGCGGTGTCGTTTTACAACTTGACTACATAA
- a CDS encoding fumarylacetoacetate hydrolase family protein codes for MKLFRFGSPDHEHPGVVLPTGQHIDVTHFGEDYDESFFASNGPERLAHWLTAHAHTCPEVSSDERFGPCTKRPSKIVCIGLNYAKHAAETNAPVPAEPIVFFKSTTAFCGPNDNVVIPKRSEKTDWEVELAIIIGKKASYVELDDAMDYVAGYAVHNDYSERAWQLERGGQWVKGKSADTFAPLGPYLVTKDEVPEPNNLNLWLKINGEELQNSNTDDMIFNVPTLVSYLSQFMTLLPGDVISTGTPAGVGMGLKPQRFLKPGDVVELGIEGLGQQKQTAVAFT; via the coding sequence ATGAAACTTTTCCGCTTCGGCTCGCCCGACCACGAACACCCCGGCGTTGTATTACCTACCGGCCAACATATTGACGTAACCCACTTTGGTGAAGATTACGATGAATCATTTTTTGCCAGCAATGGTCCAGAACGTCTGGCTCACTGGCTTACTGCTCATGCACACACTTGCCCCGAAGTGTCTTCCGACGAACGCTTCGGCCCTTGTACCAAGCGCCCATCTAAAATAGTCTGTATTGGCCTGAACTATGCCAAGCACGCTGCTGAAACCAATGCACCTGTTCCGGCAGAGCCCATTGTTTTCTTTAAATCAACGACGGCTTTTTGTGGGCCAAATGACAACGTCGTAATCCCTAAGCGTTCCGAAAAAACAGACTGGGAAGTCGAATTAGCCATTATCATTGGTAAAAAAGCCAGCTATGTTGAGCTAGATGATGCTATGGATTATGTAGCAGGCTATGCTGTGCACAACGACTACAGCGAACGCGCCTGGCAGTTGGAGCGTGGTGGACAATGGGTGAAAGGGAAAAGTGCAGATACCTTCGCTCCTCTGGGACCCTATTTGGTTACGAAAGATGAAGTGCCTGAGCCTAATAACCTGAATCTCTGGCTAAAAATCAATGGCGAGGAATTACAAAACTCCAATACGGACGATATGATTTTCAATGTGCCGACTTTGGTTAGCTACCTCAGCCAGTTCATGACGTTACTTCCTGGTGACGTTATTTCCACAGGTACGCCAGCAGGTGTGGGCATGGGTTTGAAACCACAACGTTTCCTCAAACCCGGCGACGTAGTCGAGCTGGGCATCGAGGGTTTAGGCCAACAGAAACAAACGGCGGTAGCATTTACTTAA
- a CDS encoding type II toxin-antitoxin system RelE/ParE family toxin, whose amino-acid sequence MGQEVSITWTNPSLEDLQTIFDFYAAHSTTLADRIVSRIIDRVELLKKGFLEIGQQEPLLAEHPGKPRYLLEGYHKIIYRIVDPQHVLILTVFDVRQDPNRLTERFE is encoded by the coding sequence GTGGGGCAAGAAGTAAGCATTACATGGACAAATCCATCGCTGGAGGATTTGCAAACTATTTTCGACTTTTATGCTGCTCATTCTACTACACTGGCAGACCGAATCGTAAGTCGAATTATAGACCGAGTTGAATTACTCAAAAAAGGCTTTCTTGAAATTGGTCAACAAGAACCTTTGCTAGCCGAACACCCAGGCAAACCTCGCTATTTGCTGGAAGGCTATCATAAAATTATTTACCGAATAGTTGATCCGCAGCATGTATTGATACTGACGGTATTCGATGTAAGACAAGACCCAAATCGGTTGACAGAACGATTCGAATAA
- the sufB gene encoding Fe-S cluster assembly protein SufB, with amino-acid sequence MSKDVEILESITNAEYKYGFETLIEADEAPVGLDESTIRFISAKKNEPDWLLENRLKAFRMWQEMTEPTWPNVFYPKIDYQAIKYYSAPKQKKTVNSLDEIDPELLDTFKRLGISLNEQKRLAGVIEPEGDRPRVAVDAVMDSVSVATTFKKDLAERGIIFCSITEAVHEHPELVKKYLGSVVPAKDNYFAALNAAVFTDGSFCYIPKGVRCPMELSTYFRINAAGTGQFERTLIIADEGSYVSYLEGCTAPMRDENQLHAAVVELIAMGNAEIKYSTVQNWYPGDKDGKGGIYNFVTKRGICDGPNAKISWTQVETGSSITWKYPSVILKGDNSIGEFYSVAVTNNMQQADTGTKMIHIGKNTKSRIVSKGISAGKSQNSYRGLVQVLKRAENARNYSQCDSLLLGDKCGAHTFPYLEVNNPSATVEHEATTSKIGEDQLFYCNQRGIPTEQAVALIINGYAKEVLNQLPMEFAVEAQKLLAISLEGSVG; translated from the coding sequence ATGAGCAAGGACGTTGAAATTTTAGAGAGTATTACCAACGCCGAATATAAATACGGATTTGAGACGCTGATTGAAGCCGATGAGGCTCCTGTTGGTCTTGATGAAAGTACGATTCGATTCATTTCTGCGAAGAAAAATGAACCCGACTGGCTTCTTGAGAATCGTCTGAAAGCATTCCGTATGTGGCAGGAAATGACTGAGCCTACGTGGCCCAATGTTTTCTATCCAAAGATTGACTATCAAGCCATTAAATATTACTCGGCTCCGAAGCAAAAGAAGACTGTTAACTCCCTCGACGAAATTGACCCCGAACTGCTGGATACGTTTAAGCGGCTCGGTATTTCGCTGAACGAACAGAAACGGCTGGCCGGTGTTATCGAACCGGAAGGTGACCGCCCACGCGTAGCGGTAGATGCCGTTATGGACTCGGTGTCGGTAGCCACTACGTTCAAAAAAGACCTTGCCGAACGGGGTATTATTTTCTGTTCTATTACAGAAGCCGTTCATGAACACCCTGAACTCGTTAAGAAATACTTAGGATCGGTTGTTCCAGCCAAAGACAACTACTTTGCAGCCCTGAATGCGGCTGTCTTTACCGATGGCTCGTTCTGCTACATTCCGAAAGGGGTTCGTTGCCCGATGGAGTTATCGACCTATTTCCGGATCAATGCAGCCGGAACGGGTCAGTTCGAACGGACATTGATCATTGCGGATGAAGGTTCGTATGTGAGTTACCTCGAAGGTTGCACGGCTCCTATGCGCGATGAAAATCAGCTTCACGCTGCCGTAGTTGAACTGATTGCGATGGGCAATGCCGAAATCAAATATTCGACCGTACAAAACTGGTATCCAGGCGATAAAGACGGAAAAGGTGGAATTTACAACTTCGTGACCAAGCGTGGTATCTGCGATGGTCCGAACGCTAAAATTTCCTGGACGCAGGTTGAAACCGGCTCGTCCATCACCTGGAAATACCCTTCGGTTATTCTAAAAGGCGACAACTCGATTGGTGAGTTTTATTCAGTAGCTGTTACGAATAACATGCAGCAAGCCGACACAGGTACCAAAATGATCCATATTGGTAAGAACACCAAAAGTCGGATTGTTTCGAAAGGTATTTCGGCGGGAAAAAGCCAGAACTCTTACCGGGGTTTGGTGCAGGTTTTAAAACGTGCCGAAAATGCCCGGAATTACTCCCAATGCGACTCGCTTTTGCTGGGCGATAAATGCGGTGCCCATACCTTCCCCTATCTGGAAGTAAACAACCCTTCGGCCACGGTTGAACACGAAGCAACAACGTCTAAAATTGGTGAAGACCAATTGTTCTATTGCAACCAGCGCGGCATTCCAACCGAGCAGGCTGTAGCCCTGATTATCAACGGTTACGCCAAAGAAGTCTTAAATCAACTTCCTATGGAATTTGCGGTAGAAGCCCAAAAACTACTGGCTATTAGCCTTGAAGGTAGCGTTGGGTAA
- a CDS encoding DoxX family membrane protein: protein MKLTMTNGQLARLVIRIGLGINMLMHGLVRIPKLNAFVAKTEAGFASTLLPPILTKAFLYTLPFVELTVGVLILLGGQFSRWGYFLGGLTIGALLFGTTLKEDWTGAGNQLIYVIAFYLALRGLDESARRR from the coding sequence ATGAAACTAACGATGACTAACGGCCAATTAGCCAGGCTTGTAATTCGTATTGGTCTGGGCATCAACATGCTCATGCATGGACTGGTACGCATTCCCAAACTAAACGCGTTTGTGGCAAAAACAGAAGCTGGCTTTGCCAGTACCCTCCTCCCTCCCATTCTGACCAAAGCCTTTTTATATACCCTACCATTCGTTGAACTCACCGTTGGGGTTCTGATCCTGCTGGGGGGACAATTTAGCCGATGGGGCTACTTTCTGGGTGGACTAACGATAGGTGCTTTATTGTTTGGCACAACGCTGAAAGAAGACTGGACTGGTGCCGGAAATCAATTAATTTATGTCATTGCTTTCTATCTCGCCTTGAGAGGATTAGACGAATCGGCACGTCGGCGTTAA
- a CDS encoding alpha/beta fold hydrolase, with the protein MKLILLLFILFIVSATRAQTTRDPLFISFDGTKIHYDIIGEGKPVVLLHGFISTSESWKRAHVRQALADAGFKVITLDLRGNGLSDKPHEAEAYNNNAELKDVMALVQFLGITSYDVVGYSRGAILTAKLLTMDKEVRRAVMGGISVDFSDPNWIRRKNFHEALTKPGSHPELQPAVDNAKKAGADTVVLARLQEFQPVTSRADLGKIKIPVLVVNGDEDKDNGDPQTLVDAIPGSKLVIVPGNHGGAMRTPEFSKAVVEFLTK; encoded by the coding sequence ATGAAATTAATTCTGCTGTTGTTCATCCTGTTCATCGTTTCCGCTACGCGCGCCCAAACCACCCGCGATCCGCTGTTTATCTCGTTCGATGGGACCAAAATCCATTATGATATTATAGGAGAAGGCAAGCCCGTTGTGTTATTGCACGGCTTTATTTCGACCAGCGAAAGCTGGAAACGGGCGCACGTACGACAGGCTCTGGCCGATGCGGGATTCAAAGTTATAACGCTCGATTTGCGCGGTAATGGCCTTTCCGATAAACCTCATGAAGCTGAGGCTTATAATAACAATGCTGAGTTGAAAGATGTAATGGCGTTGGTACAGTTCCTGGGTATCACCAGCTACGACGTAGTTGGCTATTCGCGCGGGGCTATCCTGACGGCTAAGTTATTGACGATGGACAAGGAGGTTCGTCGGGCAGTGATGGGTGGCATTAGTGTCGATTTCTCGGACCCGAACTGGATTCGGCGCAAAAATTTTCACGAAGCTCTTACCAAACCCGGCAGTCATCCAGAGTTGCAACCGGCCGTCGACAATGCTAAAAAAGCAGGAGCCGATACGGTTGTGCTGGCCCGATTACAGGAATTTCAACCCGTTACGAGCCGAGCCGACTTAGGAAAGATTAAAATTCCGGTGCTTGTTGTCAATGGTGATGAGGATAAAGATAACGGCGATCCACAAACACTGGTCGACGCTATCCCTGGCTCTAAGCTTGTCATTGTTCCAGGCAACCATGGTGGAGCGATGCGGACGCCTGAATTTTCGAAGGCTGTTGTGGAGTTTTTGACAAAGTAG
- a CDS encoding GbsR/MarR family transcriptional regulator — protein MTFDEAKDKFIHTWGTLATQWGINRSMAQLHALLLISPQALATEDVMEQLQISRGNASMNLRDLMDWGLIYKQLKPGERREFFMAEKDIWKVARQVAKERRRREITPVVDVLNELKMIPTDTPEAQEFQRVMEGLSSVVGFADGTLNAVIKAEENWLMSQFIKVFR, from the coding sequence ATGACATTCGACGAAGCCAAGGATAAATTTATTCACACCTGGGGTACACTAGCTACTCAATGGGGTATCAATCGGTCGATGGCGCAATTGCATGCGTTATTGCTGATTTCACCACAAGCATTGGCTACTGAGGATGTTATGGAGCAGTTACAGATTTCGCGGGGTAACGCCAGCATGAATCTCCGCGACCTGATGGACTGGGGACTGATTTACAAGCAACTCAAACCGGGCGAGCGTCGGGAGTTTTTTATGGCCGAAAAAGACATCTGGAAAGTAGCCCGTCAAGTAGCTAAAGAGCGTCGTCGTCGGGAAATTACGCCGGTTGTTGACGTACTGAATGAATTAAAAATGATCCCGACTGATACACCCGAAGCACAGGAATTCCAGCGAGTTATGGAAGGTTTGAGCAGTGTTGTTGGTTTCGCGGATGGTACGCTGAATGCGGTCATCAAAGCTGAGGAAAACTGGTTGATGAGTCAGTTTATAAAAGTATTTCGGTGA
- a CDS encoding peptidoglycan DD-metalloendopeptidase family protein translates to MLLPFDFQKDPFLILDFSASNPDLSTLDLTNTALFTNYVFGKLKAAGAKVGVGGYNEHRVIYRRSPHFNASVEEPREIHLGIDLWADAGTPVFAPLAGRVHSFQDNANFGDYGPTIILEHPGNAAGKPLYSLYGHLTRQSLDGLYEGKEFNAGQKLAEIGPYPDNGDWPPHLHFQLMTDMLGLKGDFPGVCSLTNRKKFIALCPNPNTLLHIPGLD, encoded by the coding sequence ATGCTGCTCCCTTTCGATTTTCAAAAAGACCCTTTCTTGATTCTGGACTTCTCAGCCAGCAATCCTGACCTTAGCACACTTGACCTGACCAATACTGCTCTTTTTACCAACTATGTGTTTGGTAAACTAAAAGCAGCAGGTGCCAAAGTTGGTGTCGGTGGCTATAATGAGCATCGGGTCATCTACCGTAGAAGCCCACATTTTAATGCATCGGTTGAAGAGCCTCGTGAAATTCACCTCGGAATCGACCTTTGGGCCGATGCTGGAACCCCCGTTTTTGCTCCCCTAGCCGGACGTGTGCATAGTTTTCAGGACAACGCGAACTTCGGCGACTATGGTCCCACGATTATTCTGGAACACCCAGGTAACGCGGCTGGAAAACCGCTGTATTCTCTCTATGGCCATTTGACCCGCCAATCGTTGGATGGGTTGTATGAAGGTAAAGAATTTAATGCAGGCCAGAAACTGGCCGAAATAGGTCCCTACCCCGACAATGGCGATTGGCCTCCACACCTTCATTTTCAACTCATGACCGACATGCTCGGCCTGAAAGGCGATTTCCCTGGCGTGTGCTCACTAACGAATCGGAAGAAGTTTATAGCTCTTTGCCCTAACCCCAACACGCTGCTACATATCCCTGGGCTAGATTAA
- a CDS encoding Kelch repeat-containing protein: MKINYILFSLCVGVLLLLQYCTPPDTTVRSLTGNWDSRAELEGVARSSAVSFTIGNLAYIGTGLDVSNNALADFWQYDPAQNAWTQVANFPGKARSEAVAFATRQKKGYLGTGIDAQGNLLRDFYEYDPTTNVWKRIADFSGSARRSATAFSLFDVGFVAFGFDGGERADLWRYSPSNNQWTERQYIGGPARVGATAFVIDNIAYVGGGSAQGSNLNDFWMYNSDTNNWTLRRSIPEVSRTNSYGSGFSINAVGYLLVGTDRKGVLAYRPEDDSWTELQPFEGSTRTKAVGFSIGQKGYITTGATGKSRFDDLWEFDPSY, encoded by the coding sequence ATGAAAATCAACTATATACTTTTTAGTTTATGCGTTGGTGTACTTCTCTTATTGCAGTATTGTACACCGCCTGACACTACCGTAAGATCGCTTACAGGTAACTGGGATTCACGAGCAGAATTAGAGGGAGTAGCCCGAAGTTCGGCTGTTTCGTTTACAATTGGCAATCTGGCCTACATCGGAACGGGCTTGGATGTGTCGAATAATGCACTGGCTGATTTCTGGCAATACGACCCCGCCCAAAATGCCTGGACACAGGTCGCCAATTTTCCTGGCAAAGCCCGAAGCGAAGCTGTGGCGTTTGCTACCAGACAGAAAAAAGGATACCTCGGAACGGGCATAGATGCTCAGGGGAACCTACTTCGTGATTTCTACGAATATGATCCGACAACGAATGTCTGGAAACGCATTGCCGATTTTAGTGGCTCAGCCCGCCGTTCAGCAACAGCTTTTAGTCTCTTTGACGTTGGTTTTGTGGCCTTTGGATTCGATGGGGGTGAACGGGCTGATCTTTGGCGTTATAGTCCTTCGAATAATCAATGGACAGAACGACAGTATATAGGAGGTCCCGCACGCGTTGGGGCAACAGCGTTTGTGATCGACAACATTGCATACGTTGGCGGAGGGAGCGCACAGGGTAGCAATCTTAACGACTTCTGGATGTACAATTCTGATACGAATAACTGGACTCTACGGCGGAGTATTCCTGAGGTAAGTCGCACGAATTCATATGGATCAGGCTTTTCGATCAATGCAGTCGGTTATCTTCTCGTGGGTACGGATAGGAAAGGAGTTCTGGCCTACAGACCAGAAGATGATTCATGGACAGAGCTACAACCTTTTGAGGGATCAACACGGACTAAAGCGGTTGGATTCTCAATTGGCCAAAAAGGCTATATAACTACGGGGGCAACTGGCAAGTCTCGTTTTGATGATTTATGGGAGTTTGATCCGAGCTATTGA